The DNA region TGAGCGTCGACGAGCACGCCCGTGTCGAAGGACGCACCGAGGACCCGCCGTCGGTGACTTGGAGCGAGGAGAAGGTGCCCGGCACCGGAGGGTCGGCGGCCCGTGTCGTCCTCTCCAACCCCGGCCGCCGCAACGCCCTCACCCTCGACATGTACGACCGGCTGCACCAGGCGTGCGAGGAGATCGACGCGTCGCCGGACGTCAGGGTGACGGTGCTGCGGGGCGCCGGGGGACGCGCGTTCGCGGCGGGCACCGACATCCGGGAGTTCCGTGACTTCACCGGTGCCGACGGCATCGCATACGAGCGGCGCGTGGGCCGGGCCGTCGAGCGCCTGGCGGCGCTGCGCATGCCGGTGATCGCGGCCGTCGAAGGACCTGCGGTGGGCGGCGGGTTCGCGCTGGCCGCCTGCTGCGACATCGTGGTGTGCACGCCGGACTCCGTCTTCGGCGCACCGGTGGCCCGTACGCTCGGCAACTGTCTCGCACCGGCGGTCGTGGCCCGTATGTACGCGTGCCTGGGCCGGGCCCGTACGCTGCGCGCAC from Streptomyces marispadix includes:
- a CDS encoding enoyl-CoA hydratase-related protein, producing the protein MSVDEHARVEGRTEDPPSVTWSEEKVPGTGGSAARVVLSNPGRRNALTLDMYDRLHQACEEIDASPDVRVTVLRGAGGRAFAAGTDIREFRDFTGADGIAYERRVGRAVERLAALRMPVIAAVEGPAVGGGFALAACCDIVVCTPDSVFGAPVARTLGNCLAPAVVARMYACLGRARTLRALLTAELVGAREALEAGFVSAIAGADGAGGGASADGDSADGDSADPGGELDRHIARLVARIAGCAPLTLAALKEADRRVLAASAPGSAEDLYELCYGSRDFREGVSAFLAKRPPRWQGR